From Fibrobacter sp. UWT2, the proteins below share one genomic window:
- a CDS encoding outer membrane beta-barrel protein, whose product MRKIFIAVLAVAAMAMAESHTHDGFFLNLALGFGYQGFTYDANKAIFDMEANGMSSEFDIKLGGCIAPNTLLHATILGVANGSEIEAKRDGKKIGSTSDRSESMSMFGIGVTYYLPQNVFFSGSIGLAAFNLQDNTDSDNEITGQTDSGLGVQLAVGKEWWVSDNWGLGVSAAFTYGAAEDKDDMGDANAFGVNVMFSATFN is encoded by the coding sequence ATGAGAAAAATATTCATCGCCGTACTTGCGGTCGCTGCAATGGCTATGGCCGAATCCCATACCCACGACGGCTTTTTCTTGAACTTGGCACTGGGCTTTGGCTATCAGGGTTTTACTTACGACGCCAACAAAGCTATATTCGACATGGAAGCTAACGGCATGTCATCTGAATTTGACATCAAATTGGGTGGATGCATTGCACCTAACACCCTTTTGCACGCTACAATTCTTGGTGTCGCCAATGGTAGCGAAATCGAAGCAAAGAGAGACGGTAAAAAAATTGGCTCCACCTCGGATAGAAGCGAAAGCATGTCTATGTTTGGCATTGGCGTCACCTACTACCTGCCGCAAAACGTCTTTTTCAGCGGTTCAATCGGTTTGGCAGCATTTAACCTTCAGGACAACACGGACAGCGACAACGAAATTACAGGACAAACCGATAGCGGTCTCGGCGTCCAGCTTGCCGTCGGTAAAGAATGGTGGGTCAGCGATAACTGGGGCTTAGGCGTATCCGCCGCATTTACTTACGGAGCCGCCGAAGACAAAGATGATATGGGCGATGCAAATGCCTTCGGTGTCAACGTGATGTTCTCGGCAACGTTCAACTAA